In Ferroplasma sp., a single window of DNA contains:
- a CDS encoding transposase, whose product MIETKRNKIKNSLRITRERRKTQDVIILKLKIDNDKLNNNTIKALNTIFLEAKWLYNYILDKEFNNDIFNIDPKIKNVNVYVKDHYETRELTYLSSQMKEEIINRAMDNIRGLHKLKENGFKVGKLKFKSFITSIPLNQYTITYKIINNNYIKIQGIKQLLKVNGLDNLECYYEPASALLINKNSDYYINITAYKNKYILEKPVNNQKIISFDLGIKNQLTCSNGSILNYNIPKSKKEIRLQRSLSRKAEYVEGSKNKLSKKQSKNYYKNKNRLNKEQNKTKNKRKDTINKIVHYLTSNYDIVITQNDNISGWKHLFGKRIESTGIGGIIDALKHKASTLILIDRFIPTTKECSNCHNKYNIKLDERIYKCPNCGFIIDRDYNSALNMIYYGIIKLNELLKIKNRKLNNYFKKYNINLNVPMERRELTPVEIIASGFEGLNISPYVKLSMVNEAGSLYALA is encoded by the coding sequence ATGATAGAAACAAAGAGAAATAAAATTAAAAATTCATTAAGAATAACAAGAGAAAGAAGAAAAACGCAGGATGTAATAATACTTAAACTAAAAATAGACAATGATAAATTAAATAATAATACTATAAAGGCATTAAACACAATTTTTTTAGAAGCTAAATGGCTATATAATTATATTTTAGACAAAGAATTCAACAATGATATTTTTAATATAGACCCTAAAATAAAGAATGTAAATGTATATGTAAAAGACCATTATGAAACAAGGGAATTAACATATTTATCATCACAGATGAAGGAGGAAATTATTAACAGGGCAATGGACAATATAAGAGGCCTCCATAAATTAAAAGAGAATGGCTTTAAAGTTGGAAAATTGAAATTTAAATCATTTATAACATCAATACCATTGAATCAATATACTATAACATATAAAATAATAAATAATAATTATATTAAAATACAGGGCATAAAGCAGTTATTAAAAGTAAATGGATTAGATAATTTAGAATGCTATTATGAACCGGCAAGTGCATTGTTAATCAATAAAAACAGTGATTATTATATCAACATAACAGCATACAAAAACAAATACATTTTAGAAAAACCTGTTAATAATCAAAAAATAATATCATTTGACTTAGGAATAAAGAACCAGTTGACATGCTCTAATGGCTCAATATTAAACTATAATATACCAAAATCCAAAAAAGAAATAAGATTGCAGAGGTCATTATCAAGAAAAGCTGAATATGTGGAAGGTTCTAAGAATAAACTCAGTAAAAAACAATCCAAGAACTATTATAAAAATAAAAACAGATTAAACAAAGAACAGAATAAGACAAAAAACAAAAGAAAAGATACTATAAACAAAATAGTCCATTATCTGACATCTAATTATGATATAGTAATAACACAGAACGACAATATATCCGGATGGAAGCATCTCTTTGGCAAAAGGATAGAATCTACAGGTATAGGTGGGATAATAGATGCACTTAAACATAAGGCATCAACACTTATACTTATAGATCGTTTCATTCCTACAACAAAGGAATGTTCTAATTGCCATAATAAATATAATATAAAATTGGATGAAAGAATATATAAATGCCCTAATTGTGGTTTTATTATAGATAGGGATTATAATTCTGCATTGAATATGATTTATTATGGAATAATAAAATTAAATGAATTATTAAAAATTAAAAATAGAAAATTAAATAATTATTTTAAGAAATATAATATAAATTTAAATGTACCTATGGAGCGTAGGGAACTAACGCCTGTGGAGATTATTGCCTCTGGCTTTGAAGGGCTTAATATAAGCCCCTATGTGAAGTTAAGCATGGTCAATGAAGCAGGAAGCCTCTATGCTTTAGCATGA
- the tnpA gene encoding IS200/IS605 family transposase: MEITQYKKEYRAYDHLVFSCQYHVIFTPKYRRKVLINGIDERLKELIREKEEDYGYKVIEMEVMPDHVHLLIDLKPRIDVIRCVNLIKGSTSHILRNEFPELRRKIPTLWTRSKFIASVGAVTLEVVEKYIEEQKKV, encoded by the coding sequence ATGGAAATAACACAGTATAAGAAAGAATACAGAGCATACGATCATCTGGTGTTTTCATGCCAGTATCATGTGATATTCACACCTAAATACAGAAGAAAGGTGTTAATAAACGGTATAGATGAAAGGCTGAAGGAACTCATAAGGGAAAAAGAGGAAGACTACGGATATAAAGTGATTGAAATGGAAGTGATGCCAGATCATGTGCATTTATTGATCGATCTAAAACCTAGAATAGATGTTATAAGATGTGTTAATTTAATAAAAGGCTCCACATCACATATATTGAGAAATGAATTTCCAGAATTGAGAAGAAAAATACCAACATTATGGACAAGGTCAAAATTTATAGCAAGTGTTGGTGCAGTAACACTTGAAGTGGTTGAAAAATACATAGAGGAACAGAAGAAAGTATGA